In Coleofasciculus sp. FACHB-T130, the sequence AACGTAAAGGCAAATTTTGAACAAAGTCAATGAAGATAGCATACGCTACTCACTATGATATTTTTAATAACCGTACTTGGCCTCGCAACTTAATTGGGCACTGTGGCACTAATTACTACAAAGCGAAAGCTCTGGAAAGACAATTGGGAACGATAGAGTATATTGGTCCTCTTGAGGAGATGTACTCCCCCTCTTTAAAATTATTATCTAAGGCAAAGAATCGCTGGCATAAGCATATATCTAAACAAATATATTTTCCTTGGGCAGAACCCGTTGTTAATCAAGGCTATGCATGCCAAATTGCCCAAAAAATTCTCCGAGCTAATCCCGAAATCGTTTTATGTCCAGACATCAATTTAATTTCTTATCTTGACTGTAAGCAACCCACTGTAGTTTGGACAGATGCTTCTTACGCTGGATTGATGAACTTTTATAGTGAGTTTAGTAACCTGTGTAGCGAAACCACCCAGCAATTAACTACTATGGATAAACTTACTTTAGATAAATGCAGTTTAGCTATATTCTCCTCCGACTGGGCTGCTCAGACTGTAATTAATACTTATCAAGTTGACTCTTCTAAAGTCAAAGTGATTCCGTCAGGAGCAAATGTTGAGTGTGATAGAACCTTAGACGATATCAAGGAGATTATTGAATCTCGACCCTTGGATAAATGCAAGCTCCTGTTTTTAGGCGTGGATTGGTTTAGAAAAGGTGGGAACAT encodes:
- a CDS encoding glycosyltransferase family 4 protein, translating into MKIAYATHYDIFNNRTWPRNLIGHCGTNYYKAKALERQLGTIEYIGPLEEMYSPSLKLLSKAKNRWHKHISKQIYFPWAEPVVNQGYACQIAQKILRANPEIVLCPDINLISYLDCKQPTVVWTDASYAGLMNFYSEFSNLCSETTQQLTTMDKLTLDKCSLAIFSSDWAAQTVINTYQVDSSKVKVIPSGANVECDRTLDDIKEIIESRPLDKCKLLFLGVDWFRKGGNIALEVASELNKSGLNVELTIVGCQPFKDSSPPDFVVNLGFISKSTAAGLNKISNLIAESHLLIVPSQAEAYGNVFCEANSYGVPCISTNVGGIPTVIKDDVNGKLFSITGSIQEYCTYIYTLFRNYGAYKKLALSSFNEYQTRLNWSATAQSAQKLFMDLIN